From Toxorhynchites rutilus septentrionalis strain SRP chromosome 2, ASM2978413v1, whole genome shotgun sequence, a single genomic window includes:
- the LOC129764177 gene encoding putative nuclease HARBI1: MDSVLLPILAEQEEIGMPCYHRRNHRKSTDFMKLSDEAFIKSFRLSKEAFRYVLEEIENCLTTRKGGLSTEVKLAACLRFFAEGNYQHGAGQDYHIAIAQPTFSKVLTEMLNILERTLCKKWISLNMTEDEQRRAKLHFYQKTSIPGVIMCLDGTHVKIIPPKLNRNLFFNRKGFYSLNVLIVCDDQQRIRFVDPTFQGSNHDSHIWRVSPARTHFEQLHQNGEVNTKILARPKTSTSSRSATLLSVGI; this comes from the exons ATGGATTCCGTTTTGTTACCGATTTTGGCGGAGCAAGAAGAAATTGGAATGCCTTGCTACCATCGGCGAAACCACCGAAAATCAACCGACTTCATGAAACTTTCTGATGAAGC ATTCATCAAAAGTTTTCGTCTAAGTAAGGAAGCTTTTCGGTACGTTTTAGAGGAAATTGAGAACTGCCTTACCACAAGGAAAGGTGGTCTATCCACGGAGGTGAAACTCGCAGCATGTTTGCGATTCTTTGCTGAAGGAAATTATCAACATGGAGCAGGGCAAGATTATCACATTGCCATAGCACAGCCCACATTTTCCAAGGTGCTGACTGAAATGCTTAACATTCTGGAGCGGACACTGTGTAAGAAATGGATTTCCCTAAATATGACGGAAGACGAACAGCGGCGTGCTAAACTACACTTCTatcagaaaacatcaattcCGGGTGTTATTATGTGTTTGGATGGAACCCACGTAAAAATTATTCCACCTAAGCtgaatcgaaatttgttttttaatcggAAGGGATTTTATAGTCTCAACGTTCTGATT GTTTGTGACGATCAGCAAAGGATTCGTTTCGTTGATCCTACCTTCCAGGGATCTAATCATGACTCTCATATATGGCGTGTAAGCCCTGCAAGAACTCACTTTGAGCAGCTTCACCAAAATGGTGAAGTTAATACTAAGATTCTAG cacGGCCCAAAACGAGCACTTCGAGTCGTTCcgctactctgctgagtgtggGTATCTAA
- the LOC129768473 gene encoding uncharacterized protein LOC129768473, translated as MEKNKNKTTTKNQFERIVLLLEQEPDIAKGFSRGNSGPYWDDLAAEVNSLGPPIRDGSGWKKVWADYKSGLKRKLAHNKREQRATGGGPNKIINLSELEEQAVLLTGLLATVEGIPGTSSHGTQLGSPSGEPQAADQENFIYYGTSDECDGINNTIHFQPSQPKKSRPSTTRLLELQVEQQNKFHTNVKSLLKNTNKNLSDLVHYQRQSARAILSVDATLKEHLSEQKRHNHEMEKIALEKSIATNP; from the exons AT ggaaaaaaacaaaaacaaaacaaccactAAAAATCAGTTCGAGCGGATTGTGCTGCTTCTGGAGCAAGAACCGGACATAGCAAAGGGTTTCTCCCGAGGAAATTCCGGACCCTACTGGGATGATCTGGCGGCAGAAGTCAATAGTTTGGGACCGCCTATTCGCGATGGAAGTGGATGGAAAAAG GTTTGGGCGGACTATAAGTCCGGATTAAAGCGAAAACTCGCTCACAACAAACGGGAGCAGAGGGCGACAGGTGGAGGacccaataaaattatcaatttgtcCGAGCTGGAGGAGCAGGCAGTTCTACTAACTGGGTTACTTGCGACCGTGGAAGGAATCCCGGGTACCTCATCTCATGGAACACAGTTGGGTTCGCCTTCGGGTGAACCTCAAGCTGCAGACCaggaaaattttatatattatggTACTTCCGACGAGTGTGACGGTATCAATAATACCATTCACTTCCAGCCCTCTCAGCCGAAAAAATCCAGACCTTCTACCACGAGGCTATTAGAGCTGCAAGTCgagcaacaaaacaaatttcacaCCAATGTGAAATCCCtgttaaaaaacacaaacaagaaTTTGAGTGATCTGGTTCATTATCAGCGCCAATCAGCTCGAGCGATTCTTTCCGTGGATGCCACACTCAAAGAACATCTGAGTGAACAAAAACGACATAACCACGAGATGGAGAAGATCGCGCTGGAGAAATCAATAGCGACAAATCCTTGA
- the LOC129764181 gene encoding uncharacterized protein LOC129764181 — MVPKIKTSTVSLYRTLKTLKQRATKILSFVNTVKGDEEDDVLLLEIRKEGLNELRESYFEMQGKLFGLVKEDEVAAIETAGEEFQDLLKEIMFEIKRNINSLSNQSEPKSTLDTSNAQITPCHGSQIKLPDIQLPGFSGQYEEWLHFRDQFNNLIRRNESLNEQQRLHYLRSCLFGEAALIETPEESFSSLWRALESRYENRLWLVDRHLAEIFLL; from the coding sequence ATGGTTCCCAAAATAAAAACCTCTACTGTATCTCTCTATCGAACGCTCAAGACACTTAAACAGCGTGCGACAAAGATTTTGTCCTTCGTGAACACCGTTAAAGGAGACGAAGAGGATGATGTTCTACTTCTTGAAATTCGTAAAGAAGGTCTAAATGAGCTGCGAGAATCGTATTTCGAAATGCAAGGCAAGCTTTTTGGTCTCGTGAAAGAGGATGAAGTTGCCGCTATTGAAACGGCAGGAGAAGAGTTCCAAGACCTCTTGAAGGAAATTATGTTCGAGATTAAACGAAACATTAATTCCTTGTCGAATCAATCGGAGCCAAAATCCACACTCGATACAAGCAACGCTCAAATCACTCCGTGTCATGGTTCTCAAATTAAGCTTCCCGATATTCAGTTGCCAGGTTTTTCTGGCCAGTATGAAGAATGGTTGCATTTCAGAGATCAATTTAACAACCTAATTCGTCGCAATGAATCCTTAAATGAGCAACAACGGCTGCACTATCTTCGTTCTTGTTTATTTGGTGAAGCTGCACTTATAGAAACCCCGGAAGAATCCTTTTCATCCTTGTGGAGGGCGCTGGAATCACGATATGAAAATCGTCTCTGGTTGGTGGATCGACATCTTGCAGAAATattcttactataa